The genomic segment TTAAATGACCCCGAGGGCAGGTGCCAGGCCCCGAGAGACGCCGTAACACGCTCAGGGATGAGCCAAAACGGTCCCCGGAGCCTGTCCTGGCCCCAAGGCCCCGGGCACGGCCCCCGCTGCCACCCTCCCCTTGTCCGATGTGACCAGAGGCCGGTGCCGGTGCCGAGGCCTCGTGGGGCAGAAGCGCGGCCGCTCCATCCTGGTAAAACTGGGATGAGACCAGAGGATCACagaatttaggttggaagggacctccgagATCACCAAGTCCGACCACCAGCGCGTTCGCCACCATCTCCGGCAGCGGGGACACCACGGCCACACGCCCGCGTCACTGCCCACCTGAAGGTCACGAGGTTTCCCCGGCGCAGGTTGTGCCAATGCCGCAGAGGTGCCGGGGCAGGGCGGTGGTGCCGGCACGGCAGCCACGATGACAACAGGGAGCAAAGCCCCGGTGCCCGGCCGGACCCTCTGCGTGTCCCGAGGAGCAGCTTCTCCCCCTGGCACCGCCACGGGAAACCTTCCTCCCGCCCAACCCACGCTGCCACCCACCAGCTCTACCACCGCGCCCACACAAAACCCTTGGGAATCCCAATTCTAAGACGAGGAAATCACTGTTTGGGATCTCAGCATCCCACAGTGGGGCCACGGCAGCTTCCCCCCAGGAGAGGGGCCGGTTCCGAAGCCCCGGGCACCCACCCAGCCCTCCATCGGCTTTGCCCCCCGGCTGAGCCCACCCAGCCCTTGGCCGCGCTCCGGGGCGATCCGAGCCGTGCTGGAAACGCCAGAGATGAAGTTCAGTAGATGGAAGTGCCGGTCACCACTTCCCAGCAAAGCGCAAGGAATTCCATTAATAAACCCGCTTGAAGAGAAGCGTTTGCTGCGTGTGTTTACCGAAAAGGTGtgccagaaaaaggaaaggaacctTCAGGAAAACACCAAACCATGACAAAGACGGAAGAGTTCTGCTCGCCGCAGCCCACACCCCACCCCGCCACGAGCCCCAGGAACCGCGAGGCCGGGAGAGAGACAGCGGGCAGAAATTTCTTTATTTACAGGTAGAAAAGGCTCCCCGCAGCGCTTTACTTCAGAGGGATGAACCTGGAAGAGTGGGTGGCACCGATGCCAGGCCGGCCGTGCTTCACCGGCTTGTACGTGATGGAGAATTCCCCCAGGTAGTGGCCGATCATCTCGGgctgaagagaaaagagagatcCGTGTTGGCCCGTTCCTGTGGGCAACGGGCGCTGTCGGCTCTGCGTGGAGCCAGAGGGGTTTGGCAGGATGATgggctccctctgcccccccccccccccccccccgaccagCACCGTGCCCCCCAGCAGAGGGGACATCAGAGGGGACACAGAGCTTTTGGTGCACTTTCAGGTTGGATTTAATGCCAGGTACGAGCAGAAAACGCCATTTAATCCCACCACCGGTATCAGGTCACACCGCTTCCCAGGTTATTCCACTCCCAGGAAACCTCAGGGATCTGTTTCATCAGAAACTGGCGCTGGCGGAGAACCGAGCGCAGTGAGGGCATGGCCCCGGCGCCCTGACGAAACAGCACCTGCGCGCTCACACCAGCCATGGCATTCGGTTACTCCCAAGCTCCACTGAAGCCTCCTGAGGCCTTAAGACCCTGCTGCGAGCAGGGATGGACACTTCTGGGGTCCCCCCGGGCCAGGTTTGCTCCGAGCAGGAGTCCTGACCTCCCCCtcagccccagggcaggagcaggattACACCAAGTGTTAAAAACCGAACGCAGACGCAGTCAGGGTGCTCAGCTCGGGCCAGGACCCAGCTATGGGACGCTGCCGTGACGCCTCACCTTGATCTCCACCTGGTTGAAGGTCTTGCCGTTGTACACACCGACCATGCTGCCCACCATCTCGGGGAGGATGATCATGTCCCGCAGGTGGGTCTTCACCACCTCCGGCTTTTCCATGGGCGGCGCCTCCTTCTTGGCCTTGCGCAGGCGCTTGAGCAGGGAGTGCTGCTTGCGGCGCAGCCCCCGGTTGAGACGCCGGCGCTGCCGGGCGCTGTACAGCTGCATCAGCTGCTCGCTGCAAGGGATGGAGAGACtgagcctgcagctccccagggaccccgcACCGGCAGCGTCACCCACTCAGGGACTCAGAATCACggagtggtttgggttgaagggaccttaaagcccacccagtgccaccccctgccctgggcagggacacctcccaccagcccaggttgctccaagccccgtccaacctggccttgaacccctccagggatggggcagccacagcttctctgggcaacctgggccaggggcttgCCACCCTCatagccaagaatttcttcctcagatctcatctcaatctcccctcttccagtgtaaaacccttccccctcgtcccatggctcccctccctgctccagagtccctccccagctttcctggagcccctttagggactggaaggggctggaaggtctccccggagccttctcttctccgggctgaacccccccagctctctcagcctgtcctcccagcagaggggctccagccctcccagcacctctggccccgctcccacagctcacgTCGGGGGCCCCACTTCCAAGAGCTGTCGCGGTTTGGGTTTAGCCCCCAAACCAGGCCAACAGCCCAGGGGAGGGGCTACAGAACCCCCCAAACACGGGTTATTACGGTTGTTTTAACGCCGCCGGAGCAGAgggcggcagccccagcccccagcccggcccttACTAGGACATGTCGAGGAGCTGGTCCAGGTCCACCCCTCTGTAGGTGAATTTCCTGAAGGTTCGTTTCTTCTTCTGTTCCACCTCCGCCTGCAGCGGCAgcgccagggagggagggaaagacagagggGGCGTCAGGGCCGCCGAGACCCACCTCCACCCCCGCTGACACCGAGCATCGAGCtccgccggccgcccccccgctccccaccgctgGGCCCACCCGGGCTCCCGCCGCACTGAGGCCTAGCGCGGACCAGGCAGGGCCCGGGGGCCGCCACCCCTCCGCCCCCCGGAGAGGAACCGACGCCtcccccgccggcagcggcgCCCCCGACCCCgcgcggccgcccccgcggcgGATGGAGCCCGATGAgcgccgccggcgccgccgcccgcacccACCATCTTGGCCGGGTCTCCGCGGAAagggccgcgccggggccggaAGCGGCGGATCTCGCGAGAGCGGTGGCGGGGCGGAAGCGGTGAGTAGCCCCGCCCCTGCCGCAGCTTCCGGCGGCGCTTCCGCCCTCACTGCCCTTAAAGGGGCCGCGCCCCcgtgggcaggggcagggcacaggAGGGGACGAGCCCCTCCCGGCCCGACGGAGGGGGCTGGTGGTTGTGGGCCACTACAACCTGGTGGTCGGTCCTGGGCCGAGCTGCTCCTTCCCGCGGCCCAGGGGACAGCAGCAGTGAGGGATCAAAGTTGCCTTCACCATCAGTGTCAACCATCAGCCACCCCTGAGGATGGCTCCGAGCATCCATCACCCTGCTCCGGCCAAGAGGTGCTCGTCTtgtgggaaggcagcagcctTCATCTTCCAGCAATGGCCGTTCCATTTTCCGGCAATGGACCATCATCTTCCAGTGATGGACCTTCATCTTCCACcaccttcctgcctcccccaggagccgggcagctttTCCAGCTCAGGCTCGGAGCAGGGGTTTGAAGCAAGGACAGACATTGCAGAcatggctggagagcaggacgGATGACAAGGCCACCCCGCGGTGGCACTCGGACGTTACCCAAGGTGCCTCCTCCGTCCCGAGGACATCACCCTCGGCCAGGCCCCGACactcctgctcccagcctggcctgggCGGCACCCAGGGGCAGCAGAGAAGCTCCAGCTCCTCTCGGCTCATCCCTGGGCAGGGATGAGCTCGGTGTGGATGTAATGGCTGGTTCTGCGCAGGTGTCCGTCTCCAAAGCCTTTTCTCCAAGAAGAGCTTGAacggcagcagagcagggaggacTTTAGGTCTCCCTCCGTTCTGACATTGCTGAAGCACAGCGGTTCTGCACGGTACCATTTCCTGCGGCGTATCCCACACAGCAGCAAGTTACGAGCCAGAGGAGTGGAAGCAGCTCCAccacaccagggcagagcagggagtcACCGGGGCTCAGGGCATGGGAGAGGAGCTCCGTCAAGGAAGCTCCATGCACTTCGTGCTCCTGGAATTAACAGAGCAAGGGGCAGAGCCACGACGATTCCAAGCGAGCGGAACTGGTACCATCCAAACCATGAAAAAACCCTCCGAACTGATCAGAGTCCTTCCAAGAGGAACCCAGCGACCTCCACGGACGCATCCCAGCACATCCCGAACATCCCGTTGTGCTCAGCAACGCCGTGTCTGTGCCCGCGCAAAGGCGTTTAAACTCGCAGCGCCGCGCTATCTGCTCCTGTGAAGTTAAGCCCTATTAATAGTGATTAACGAGAGCAGAGGACTAACGAGCAGAGATGCACCCCCGCAGTACACACCCCAGGAGAAGGTTCCTCGGATGAGGTGTGGTGTTGACCCAGCTGCTCGCCTTTAAAGGAGAGAAACCCTGAAGCACCGTCCTAGAAGACCCCGGCTGAATAGTTACGGACACTGATCTACCCAGTCAGACGCTCGTAAATCCCTGTTTTACCCGTTTTATGCTGCTCTCAGCAGCTACAGAGAAACCCCCCCAAACAAGGAGGTACACAGTGACTAGATCAATGCCAGGCAGCGAGAGCACGCTTTCTGCGCCAGGACAGGGGTCGGGAAGGTGACGTCCGAGTAAGCACTAGATCATGTCACCAGCCAGGTCACCTCTGGATTTCAGAAGTGGGGAAAAGAGAGACAAGGCGCACCCTGCTGGAGCTGTACAAACCCATGAGGCATCTACACGTACCTATCATAGCAAGAACGCGCTTTTCACAGCGCCCTGAAGCCTCAAGGCAGCATTCAGCCCCCCCTTGTCGCTGCCATCGACACGCGGGTGACCGAacacagcccccctccccaccgcccctgCAGCTCCGGGTGCGAGAGCCCTTCACCACGTCAAATCCTACCTGGGCCGGAGCCAAGAGCAGCAGCGACAGCTCCTCAGCCTCTACCAAAGCGAAGGCGCCACCAGCCCAgagccctccccggcccggccgctctcTCCCGAGGAGGGCAGGAGTTGAGTGGGCATGAGGAACTGCTGACTCAATTCCACCGCTCGCAGTTTAACGGTCCACTGAGGCACAGCGTAAGCCTGTACGCTGATGTTAAGACGTGATTTTCAAGGCTGCCAATTGATTTCTCATGAAAACACAAATTCACAAGAAACTTTttcatcaaaaggaaaaaaaaaataaaattaaaaaaaaaaatggagacagGCTTGTGTTTCTAATCCAAATGTACTTCTCTTTATTCAAACCAGGGGTAATCACTGGTTAGTGCAAAATGCACCTAAACCTTTTGCCTGAGGGAAATCTACATCTTAACAAGGCCTCCGTTAACCCCTAACGAAATCCACAGAGGATTTGAAAGCGTTTGAAGCCCAGATCTAACGCTGCGCTTCGTAAGTGACTCTGTGCGTCAACAAGTCTGCACCTGCCTTGTTACCAGTTCTACACCAGCAGGTAACAACAGCAAAATACACTCAGTAGATTTCTTTTAACTCCCAGAGTTTCTGAACCATCCGCCCCACCACTAATGTCAGGAGTAAGGGGCTTTTGCAGCTTACCCTCACTTCCAACAGTGCTAACGGAAAccctgttttaaattaaaaaataagccaGCATACATAGTAGAAAATTTCTCTTAAAAATTTCACAATctgtaaatgtatatattttttttttcttttaaacataaaagtttACAATATACGGTAAAACAAAGgctcaggaaaaataatttcaaaaaaaagaaacctgaagttTTGAATTAAAgctgaagacatttttaaaaccCTGTAGTTTGAACCagtgacattttctttatttgtgcTGATGGgttagagaaaggaaaatatttaaaaactgcaGTCCAAACACCCACAGCTTTGCCTTCAGAAGCCAtcttcccccacccacccccccgaaaaaaaaaaaaaaaaaaaaatgttgttaggTTTTTCTTCCATCAAGTATGTGATTGTCACAAGTTCAGAAGTCTGGGATTCCTGGGTTCAGCTGGTACCAGACATCCCTGTGTGGACAGAATTCCCTGATTGCCAGCCCACGCTAGCGCCTGTAGGGGTGAAATCCTTGCACGTTATGGTTCTGTCCTCGTCCAAAACCACTTCCTCCGGCAGGTGGGCCACTGGATGGTTGCACCGAGGGGCCTCCGTAGGGAGGGGGTTGCTGGCTGGGATCAGAGAAACCTTGTCCGAAACCGCTCAAGTCTTGTCCATaccctggggagaaggggagaagggcAGCGTCAGCTTCCAGAGTCACCTGCACACACGGCAGAGGCGCAAATTCAAAATCTGATGCCACTCCCTCCCCCCCATGCACGGCCCAGGAAC from the Rissa tridactyla isolate bRisTri1 chromosome 22, bRisTri1.patW.cur.20221130, whole genome shotgun sequence genome contains:
- the RPS15 gene encoding 40S ribosomal protein S15 — protein: MAEVEQKKKRTFRKFTYRGVDLDQLLDMSYEQLMQLYSARQRRRLNRGLRRKQHSLLKRLRKAKKEAPPMEKPEVVKTHLRDMIILPEMVGSMVGVYNGKTFNQVEIKPEMIGHYLGEFSITYKPVKHGRPGIGATHSSRFIPLK